From one Electrophorus electricus isolate fEleEle1 chromosome 20, fEleEle1.pri, whole genome shotgun sequence genomic stretch:
- the fbxo2 gene encoding F-box only protein 2 isoform X2 translates to MEFWELTENGGCQWRVEDMPGDCGHAFSDETVTKYFSTSFQQCLKRQVVDLAAEGFTLEDLDFVQPSVTVQDWYCSRTDCGCVYQLAVGLLDENQELIQEFKPDIVSLDPFIDDCSWKQITHVFSDYGPGLRYISFEHGGQDSKYWDGWYGVRVTGSSVTIDL, encoded by the exons ATGGAATTCTGGGAGCTAACAGAGAACGGAGGCTGTCAGTGGCGTGTGGAAGACATGCCAGGGGACTGTGGACATGCCTTCAGTGATGAGACCGTGACGAAATACTTTTCTACTTCTTTTCA ACAGTGTCTTAAACGACAGGTGGTAGACCTGGCAGCTGAAGGCTTTACCTTGGAGGACCTGGACTTTGTTCAACCCTCTGTCACTGTGCAAGACTG gtaCTGCAGTCGAACAGACTGCGGGTGTGTTTACCAGCTAGCTGTAGGTCTGCTGGATGAGAATCAGGAGTTGATACAGGAATTTAAGCCTGACATTGTGAGCCTTGACCCATTCATTGATGACTGCTCATGGAAACAG ATTACTCATGTGTTTTCCGATTATGGCCCAGGCCTGCGCTACATTTCCTTTGAGCACGGTGGTCAAGATTCCAAATACTGGGATGGTTGGTATGGAGTGAGAGTGACTGGGAGTTCCGTCACTATTGATCTGTAA
- the fbxo2 gene encoding F-box only protein 2 isoform X1, whose product MTRENLLKNPNGDEDMEFWELTENGGCQWRVEDMPGDCGHAFSDETVTKYFSTSFQQCLKRQVVDLAAEGFTLEDLDFVQPSVTVQDWYCSRTDCGCVYQLAVGLLDENQELIQEFKPDIVSLDPFIDDCSWKQITHVFSDYGPGLRYISFEHGGQDSKYWDGWYGVRVTGSSVTIDL is encoded by the exons ATGACAAGAGAAAATCTTCTCAAAAATCCAAATGGAGATG AGGACATGGAATTCTGGGAGCTAACAGAGAACGGAGGCTGTCAGTGGCGTGTGGAAGACATGCCAGGGGACTGTGGACATGCCTTCAGTGATGAGACCGTGACGAAATACTTTTCTACTTCTTTTCA ACAGTGTCTTAAACGACAGGTGGTAGACCTGGCAGCTGAAGGCTTTACCTTGGAGGACCTGGACTTTGTTCAACCCTCTGTCACTGTGCAAGACTG gtaCTGCAGTCGAACAGACTGCGGGTGTGTTTACCAGCTAGCTGTAGGTCTGCTGGATGAGAATCAGGAGTTGATACAGGAATTTAAGCCTGACATTGTGAGCCTTGACCCATTCATTGATGACTGCTCATGGAAACAG ATTACTCATGTGTTTTCCGATTATGGCCCAGGCCTGCGCTACATTTCCTTTGAGCACGGTGGTCAAGATTCCAAATACTGGGATGGTTGGTATGGAGTGAGAGTGACTGGGAGTTCCGTCACTATTGATCTGTAA